From a region of the Aeoliella mucimassa genome:
- the lpdA gene encoding dihydrolipoyl dehydrogenase produces the protein MSNFDLLVIGAGPGGYVAALRGAQLGLNVACVEKESALGGTCLRVGCIPSKALLESSELYEVAREEFAAHGIDADGLSLDLEKMLSRKDRVVTTLTRGIAGLFKKNKITHFQGQARFSGPGKVVVASADGEQTVEAKHIIIATGSKVAKLPGVEPDGQRIGTSTEALNYDKVPEHLVVIGGGVIGLELGSVWRRLGARVTVLEYLDRILPGIDAEVADAAFKVFKKQGLEFKLGCRVTGAQSKKKHARVEIDGQDPIECSQVLLCTGRVPMTDGLGLDTIGIAVDKRGRIPVTAGFQTAAEGVYAIGDVIEGPMLAHKAEEEGVACVERIATGYGHVDYNAIPSVAYTHPEIASVGKTEEQLKDEGIEYKTGKFAFMANGRAKALNQTEGFAKVLADAKTDRILGVHIFGARAGDLIAEAAAAMTFHASSEDLARTCHAHPTLSEVLKEAAMAVTSGAIHS, from the coding sequence ATGAGCAATTTCGATTTACTAGTGATTGGGGCCGGCCCTGGTGGATACGTTGCGGCCCTTCGCGGTGCCCAACTCGGCTTGAACGTCGCGTGCGTTGAAAAAGAATCGGCCCTCGGCGGCACTTGCCTGCGGGTTGGTTGTATCCCCAGTAAAGCACTACTCGAATCGAGCGAACTGTACGAAGTCGCCCGCGAAGAGTTTGCCGCCCACGGTATCGATGCCGATGGGCTGTCGCTTGATCTCGAGAAAATGCTGTCGCGCAAAGACCGCGTGGTTACCACTCTCACCCGTGGCATTGCCGGCCTGTTCAAGAAGAACAAGATCACCCATTTTCAGGGACAAGCCCGCTTCAGTGGTCCTGGCAAGGTGGTCGTCGCTTCGGCCGATGGCGAGCAAACCGTCGAAGCCAAGCACATTATCATCGCCACAGGTAGCAAAGTAGCCAAACTGCCAGGCGTCGAGCCCGATGGCCAGCGCATCGGCACCAGCACCGAAGCGTTGAACTACGACAAAGTGCCCGAGCATCTGGTGGTGATCGGCGGCGGCGTCATCGGCCTGGAACTCGGCTCGGTCTGGCGGCGTCTCGGTGCCCGCGTCACGGTGCTTGAGTATCTCGATCGCATCCTGCCAGGCATCGATGCCGAAGTAGCCGATGCCGCGTTCAAAGTGTTCAAGAAGCAGGGTCTTGAGTTCAAACTCGGTTGCCGAGTAACCGGCGCCCAAAGCAAGAAGAAGCACGCCCGCGTCGAAATCGACGGACAAGATCCCATTGAGTGCAGCCAGGTGCTGCTTTGCACGGGTCGCGTGCCGATGACCGATGGCCTGGGCCTCGACACCATTGGCATTGCGGTCGACAAGCGTGGTCGCATTCCCGTAACGGCTGGTTTCCAAACTGCCGCCGAAGGGGTTTACGCCATTGGCGACGTGATCGAAGGCCCCATGCTCGCCCATAAGGCCGAGGAAGAAGGGGTTGCCTGCGTCGAGCGGATTGCTACCGGCTATGGACACGTCGACTATAACGCGATTCCCAGCGTCGCTTACACTCATCCCGAAATTGCCTCGGTCGGCAAGACCGAAGAGCAACTCAAGGACGAAGGCATCGAGTACAAGACCGGCAAGTTCGCCTTCATGGCCAACGGCCGCGCCAAGGCTCTTAACCAGACCGAAGGCTTTGCCAAGGTGCTGGCCGATGCCAAGACCGATCGCATTCTCGGCGTTCACATCTTCGGCGCCCGCGCGGGCGATCTGATCGCCGAAGCAGCCGCGGCCATGACGTTCCACGCGAGCAGCGAGGACCTGGCTCGCACGTGCCATGCCCATCCCACGCTGTCCGAAGTGCTGAAAGAAGCTGCGATGGCAGTGACCAGCGGGGCGATTCACTCGTAA
- the odhB gene encoding 2-oxoglutarate dehydrogenase complex dihydrolipoyllysine-residue succinyltransferase, whose translation MSNTAGVEMEELRVPSVGESITEVVIGQWHKNEGDTVARDEELVELESEKATFEAPAPVAGTLAKILKKAGSTAEVGEVIAYIDPTGNGSASMPEAKQPEPAPAPPEPPKPAAPATPPPAPVASSAPAKAPEKHVQLPPRDQPASDDPGIVETAPRVMPAAARELHERGLSSSEVAASGPGGRLLKEDVQRHTSSPAPASAPSSPAAASRNTSEREERKPMSPLRRRIASRLVEAQHNAALLTTFNEADLTEVKKLRAEHGDAFHKKHGVKLGFMAFFVKAVVEALKNCPELNASIDGDELVYHHYYDVGIAIGTERGLVVPILRDTDRMGFAEIENTIADYGTRARAGKLGIDEMMGGTFTISNGGVYGSLLSTPIVNPPQSGVLGMHSIQERPVAIDGQVVIRPMMYLALTYDHRIVDGREAVTFLREIKEAIEEPARILIEI comes from the coding sequence ATGTCTAACACCGCAGGTGTCGAAATGGAGGAACTTCGCGTCCCCTCCGTCGGCGAGTCCATTACCGAAGTCGTTATTGGCCAATGGCACAAGAACGAGGGCGACACCGTTGCCCGCGACGAAGAACTAGTGGAACTCGAATCGGAGAAGGCCACGTTCGAAGCACCTGCTCCCGTGGCTGGCACCCTGGCGAAGATCCTGAAAAAGGCTGGCTCGACTGCCGAAGTCGGAGAAGTGATCGCCTATATTGATCCCACTGGCAACGGTTCGGCCAGCATGCCGGAAGCGAAGCAGCCAGAACCTGCACCAGCTCCCCCCGAGCCACCCAAGCCAGCCGCCCCGGCGACGCCCCCCCCTGCCCCAGTGGCCTCTTCGGCTCCGGCGAAAGCCCCCGAGAAGCACGTCCAATTGCCACCTCGCGATCAGCCGGCGTCAGACGATCCTGGCATCGTTGAAACCGCACCTCGCGTTATGCCCGCTGCTGCTCGAGAGTTGCACGAACGCGGGCTGTCGTCGTCGGAAGTCGCCGCCAGCGGTCCTGGTGGCCGACTGTTGAAGGAAGACGTTCAGCGTCACACCTCCAGCCCCGCACCGGCGAGTGCCCCAAGTTCTCCCGCTGCTGCATCGCGTAACACCAGCGAACGCGAAGAGCGCAAGCCGATGTCGCCGCTGCGTCGCCGGATCGCATCGCGTTTGGTCGAAGCCCAACACAACGCTGCACTGCTTACCACGTTTAACGAGGCCGACCTGACCGAGGTCAAGAAGCTTCGCGCCGAGCATGGCGATGCGTTCCACAAGAAGCATGGCGTGAAGCTCGGCTTCATGGCCTTCTTCGTGAAAGCCGTGGTCGAAGCCCTGAAGAACTGCCCCGAGCTAAATGCCAGCATCGACGGCGACGAATTGGTTTACCACCACTACTACGACGTCGGTATTGCTATTGGCACCGAACGTGGTCTGGTAGTGCCGATCCTGCGCGATACCGATCGCATGGGCTTTGCCGAGATCGAGAACACCATTGCCGACTACGGCACCCGCGCCCGCGCTGGCAAGCTAGGGATCGACGAAATGATGGGCGGCACCTTCACCATTAGCAACGGTGGTGTGTACGGCTCGCTGCTCTCGACCCCCATCGTGAACCCGCCGCAAAGCGGGGTGCTCGGCATGCACTCCATTCAGGAACGCCCGGTCGCCATCGACGGACAAGTGGTGATCCGCCCGATGATGTACCTGGCTTTGACTTACGATCACCGCATTGTCGACGGCCGCGAGGCTGTGACCTTCCTGCGGGAAATCAAAGAAGCGATCGAGGAACCCGCCCGGATTCTCATCGAGATCTAA
- a CDS encoding 2-oxoglutarate dehydrogenase E1 component, protein MNSQSLNYIEQIYADYLANPETVTPEWRQFFQEDGWREAVAMPPVSPPEPAVEPPAVSQAPSNGSADGTHAGLNGDHYGGNGESARRSEHAPPNPLPPPGLPSTPAASAPRVGGEGRPMRGDVQLVALQERVDQLIRNHRVRGHIIARLDPLKQPRPQPPELDPAYYGFSEEDYDRVFSTRTSYGPQERSLREIVGWLRNTYCRYIGAQFMHIDDLAVRQWLQDRMESNENRIHLRRDEQLRILRKLTDAVIFEEFIQKKFLGAKSFSLEGAESLIPLLDMAVEDAGSDGVEEIVLAMAHRGRLNVLANVIGKNPRQIFREFEDLDADKQIGRGDVKYHLGYSSNRETANGREVHLSLCFNPSHLEFVNTVAMGRMRAKQDRRGDRERRRGMALIVHGDAAFAGEGVVQETLNLSELPAYSVGGTIHLIVNNQIGFTTTPQESRSSTYCTDVAKMLQIPIFHVNGEHPEAVAQVLRLAMDFRYKFQRDIVIDMYCYRLRGHNEGDEPSFTQPLLYQAIEQRKSVRAGYLEHLLELGGVSRHEADQIAEERQAHLEQELASARSDNFVPQQDMLSKVWKGYRGGPESEAPDIDTGVERDRLSQLLAVQARMPEGFNVHPKIQRGMDKRMEMADGAAPFDWAAAEAVAFASLATQGYPIRLTGQDCERGTFSHRHSVLHDYTNGAVYMPLNHLSKDQAHVEIANSPLSEAGVLAYEYGYSLDSPDALVMWEAQFGDFANAAQVVIDQFIASAEDKWRRLSGLVLLLPHGFEGQGPEHSSARLERFLLLAAEDNIQVVSPSTPAQYFHLLRRQVLRHWRKPLIVMTPKSLLRHRECVSDIEDLANGQFQRVIPDTRITDLSQANRILLCSGKVYYELYDRRDELGLQDVAILRVEQFYPLPTKALKAALDTAKPGADVIWVQEEPENMGAWRFLRCHYGDTLLGKFPLSVVSRPASASPATGSRSAHISEQNKLIADALGQ, encoded by the coding sequence ATGAATAGCCAAAGCCTCAACTATATCGAGCAAATCTACGCCGACTATCTGGCTAACCCTGAGACGGTCACCCCTGAGTGGCGGCAGTTTTTCCAAGAAGATGGTTGGCGAGAAGCGGTGGCCATGCCCCCGGTATCGCCCCCTGAGCCGGCAGTAGAGCCTCCCGCGGTGTCTCAGGCCCCCTCCAACGGGTCGGCCGATGGCACCCATGCAGGACTAAACGGTGACCACTACGGCGGCAATGGCGAGTCGGCCCGTCGCAGCGAGCACGCCCCGCCGAACCCGCTGCCCCCGCCCGGCCTGCCAAGCACACCGGCCGCCAGTGCCCCCCGCGTAGGTGGCGAAGGTCGCCCGATGCGCGGCGACGTGCAACTGGTCGCCCTGCAGGAACGTGTCGACCAACTTATCCGCAATCACCGTGTCCGCGGGCATATCATCGCCCGACTCGACCCGCTGAAGCAGCCACGGCCTCAACCGCCGGAACTCGATCCCGCTTACTACGGGTTCTCCGAAGAAGACTACGATCGCGTCTTCTCGACTCGCACCTCCTACGGCCCGCAAGAACGCTCGCTCCGCGAGATCGTGGGCTGGCTCCGCAATACGTATTGCCGGTACATCGGTGCCCAATTCATGCACATCGACGACCTGGCGGTACGCCAGTGGTTGCAGGATCGCATGGAGAGCAACGAAAACCGCATCCATCTGCGCCGCGATGAGCAGCTTCGCATCCTTCGCAAGCTGACCGACGCGGTCATTTTCGAAGAGTTCATTCAGAAGAAGTTCCTCGGTGCGAAGAGCTTTTCGCTCGAAGGGGCAGAGAGCCTGATTCCGCTGCTCGACATGGCGGTGGAAGACGCTGGCTCCGACGGCGTGGAAGAAATCGTGCTGGCCATGGCCCACCGTGGTCGGTTGAACGTGCTGGCCAACGTGATTGGCAAGAACCCGCGGCAGATCTTCCGCGAGTTCGAGGACCTCGACGCCGACAAGCAAATCGGCCGCGGCGACGTGAAGTACCACCTTGGGTACTCCAGCAACCGCGAAACGGCCAACGGCCGCGAAGTGCACCTGTCGCTCTGCTTCAATCCAAGCCATCTGGAGTTCGTGAACACCGTGGCCATGGGCCGCATGCGGGCGAAGCAAGATCGCCGGGGCGATCGCGAACGCCGCCGCGGCATGGCGCTCATCGTGCATGGCGATGCGGCTTTCGCCGGCGAAGGCGTGGTGCAGGAAACGCTGAACCTGAGCGAATTGCCCGCTTACTCCGTCGGCGGAACGATCCACCTGATCGTGAACAACCAAATCGGTTTTACCACGACTCCGCAGGAAAGTCGCTCGAGCACTTACTGCACCGACGTGGCCAAGATGCTTCAGATTCCCATCTTCCACGTCAACGGCGAGCATCCCGAAGCGGTCGCTCAAGTGCTGCGACTGGCGATGGACTTCCGCTACAAGTTCCAGCGTGACATCGTGATCGATATGTATTGCTATCGTTTGCGAGGTCATAACGAAGGGGACGAACCGTCGTTCACCCAGCCGCTGCTGTATCAGGCGATCGAACAACGCAAGAGCGTTCGCGCTGGTTACCTGGAGCACCTGCTCGAACTCGGCGGCGTGAGCCGTCACGAGGCCGATCAGATTGCTGAAGAGCGGCAAGCCCACCTCGAGCAAGAACTCGCCTCGGCCCGCAGCGACAACTTCGTGCCGCAGCAGGACATGCTCAGCAAGGTGTGGAAAGGCTACCGTGGTGGCCCCGAGAGCGAAGCTCCCGACATCGACACCGGTGTGGAACGCGATCGGCTTTCGCAACTGCTGGCCGTGCAAGCCCGTATGCCTGAGGGCTTTAACGTGCACCCGAAGATCCAACGGGGCATGGACAAACGGATGGAAATGGCCGACGGTGCTGCCCCGTTCGACTGGGCGGCCGCCGAAGCCGTGGCTTTTGCGTCGCTGGCGACCCAAGGCTATCCGATTCGCCTGACAGGCCAGGACTGCGAACGCGGAACGTTTAGCCATCGGCACTCGGTGCTACACGACTATACGAATGGCGCGGTTTATATGCCGCTCAACCATTTGTCGAAGGACCAGGCTCACGTCGAGATCGCCAACAGCCCGCTCTCCGAAGCTGGTGTGCTGGCGTACGAATACGGCTACAGCCTCGATTCGCCCGACGCACTGGTGATGTGGGAAGCCCAGTTCGGCGACTTTGCCAACGCCGCGCAGGTGGTGATCGACCAGTTCATCGCCAGTGCCGAAGATAAATGGCGTCGGTTGAGTGGTTTGGTGCTGCTATTGCCTCACGGTTTCGAAGGGCAAGGCCCCGAGCACTCCAGCGCCCGCTTGGAGCGGTTCCTGCTGCTCGCTGCCGAGGACAACATTCAGGTGGTCTCTCCCTCGACCCCCGCCCAGTACTTCCACTTGCTCCGCCGGCAGGTGTTGCGACACTGGCGCAAGCCGCTGATCGTGATGACCCCCAAGAGCCTGCTCCGCCATCGCGAGTGCGTGTCGGACATCGAGGACCTGGCGAACGGTCAATTCCAACGCGTGATCCCCGATACTCGGATTACCGACTTGAGCCAAGCGAATCGCATTTTGCTTTGCTCCGGTAAGGTGTACTACGAGCTTTATGATCGCCGCGATGAGCTCGGTTTGCAGGACGTCGCCATTCTGCGAGTCGAACAGTTCTACCCGTTGCCGACCAAGGCATTGAAGGCCGCGCTCGACACAGCAAAGCCTGGCGCGGATGTGATTTGGGTACAGGAAGAGCCCGAAAACATGGGTGCTTGGCGATTCCTGCGTTGCCACTATGGTGACACATTGCTTGGCAAGTTCCCCTTGAGTGTGGTTAGCCGGCCCGCATCGGCCAGCCCTGCCACTGGTTCCCGCTCGGCCCACATCTCCGAACAAAACAAACTGATCGCCGACGCACTAGGTCAATAA
- a CDS encoding AraC family transcriptional regulator: MNHSLVGPSFCVIAQGSKEVLLGDDRFRYDPAHYLITTMELPLTSEVVQASPEEPYLSFRLVLDPSVVTAVMVESGRAITNRNRSVKAVNVSPLDANLLDAIVRLVRLTESPEEYAVLSPLVIREIVFRLLTGSQGDRMLHLATLGGDVHRMARAVERIRRDFDQPLSIEQLAQELHMSVSGLHAHFKEVTAMSPLQFQKQLRLQEARRLMLSEDLDAAQAGFRVGYQDASYFNRDYKRQFGEPPKRDIERLREWSSADQQA, translated from the coding sequence ATGAACCACAGCCTGGTGGGTCCCTCGTTCTGCGTGATCGCTCAGGGGAGCAAAGAAGTCCTGCTCGGCGACGATCGCTTCCGCTACGACCCCGCCCATTACCTGATCACCACGATGGAGCTACCGCTCACGAGCGAAGTGGTGCAGGCTTCACCGGAAGAGCCTTACCTGAGCTTTCGCTTGGTGCTCGACCCCAGCGTGGTAACAGCCGTGATGGTTGAATCGGGCCGGGCGATCACCAATCGCAACCGCAGCGTGAAAGCGGTAAACGTCAGCCCACTCGATGCGAATCTGCTCGACGCGATCGTCCGCTTGGTGCGGCTCACGGAGTCGCCAGAGGAATACGCGGTGCTGTCACCGCTAGTGATTCGCGAGATCGTCTTTCGATTGCTCACTGGCTCGCAAGGAGATCGCATGCTGCACCTGGCCACCCTGGGGGGCGACGTACACCGCATGGCGCGGGCGGTGGAACGCATTCGCCGCGACTTCGACCAGCCACTGAGCATCGAGCAACTCGCCCAGGAGCTGCACATGAGTGTCTCGGGCCTGCACGCCCACTTCAAAGAAGTCACGGCCATGAGCCCGTTGCAGTTCCAGAAGCAGCTCCGCTTGCAGGAGGCTCGCCGGTTAATGCTGAGCGAGGACCTGGACGCCGCGCAGGCTGGTTTTCGCGTGGGATATCAGGACGCTTCCTATTTCAACCGCGATTACAAACGGCAATTCGGCGAGCCTCCGAAACGCGATATCGAACGGCTTCGCGAGTGGTCGTCTGCCGATCAGCAAGCGTAG
- a CDS encoding NAD(P)-dependent alcohol dehydrogenase, with the protein MYQTKAYSAASATAPLASDAIPRRNPTERDVKIEILYCGVCHSDLHQVRDEWNEFAPTVYPVVPGHEIVGKVTEVGSAVTKFKVGDLAAVGCMVDSDLECPQCKQKHENLCPNMVLTYNGPDKHGTAPVTYGGYSDSIVVDEHFVLSVPTNLDLPGVAPLLCAGITTYSPLRRWGAGKGKKVGIVGLGGLGHMGVKFAHAFGAHTVLFTRSEAKKADALELGADEVIVSRNEDEMKQHAGSFDIILDTVSAEHDLNAYLNQLGPHGTMILVGAPEKPLPIAVMSLIFGMRRLVGSMIGDIAETQEMLDFCGEHQITSDVEVIPIQKVNEAYERLLKSDVKYRFCIDMESLKTE; encoded by the coding sequence ATGTATCAAACCAAAGCCTATTCCGCTGCTAGTGCCACCGCCCCGTTGGCGTCGGACGCCATTCCGCGTCGCAATCCCACCGAGCGCGACGTGAAGATCGAAATCCTCTACTGCGGTGTGTGTCACTCCGACCTGCATCAGGTACGGGATGAGTGGAACGAGTTCGCGCCGACCGTTTATCCCGTGGTGCCAGGCCATGAGATCGTTGGCAAGGTCACCGAAGTTGGTTCGGCGGTTACCAAGTTCAAAGTGGGCGATCTGGCGGCCGTGGGGTGCATGGTCGATTCCGATCTCGAATGCCCCCAGTGCAAGCAGAAGCACGAGAACCTCTGCCCAAATATGGTGCTCACCTACAACGGTCCCGATAAGCATGGCACCGCGCCGGTGACCTATGGTGGGTACTCCGACAGTATCGTGGTCGACGAACACTTTGTGCTCAGCGTGCCGACGAACCTCGACCTACCGGGCGTGGCTCCGCTGTTGTGTGCTGGCATTACGACCTACTCGCCGCTACGGCGGTGGGGAGCCGGCAAAGGCAAAAAGGTCGGCATCGTCGGACTCGGCGGTCTCGGCCACATGGGCGTGAAGTTCGCCCACGCCTTTGGGGCTCACACGGTGCTGTTCACCCGCTCCGAAGCCAAAAAGGCCGACGCGCTAGAGCTTGGGGCCGACGAAGTGATTGTGTCGCGTAACGAAGATGAGATGAAGCAGCACGCAGGCAGCTTCGACATCATTCTCGACACCGTTTCGGCCGAACACGATCTGAATGCCTACCTGAATCAGCTCGGGCCGCATGGCACGATGATCCTGGTCGGTGCGCCAGAGAAACCATTGCCGATCGCGGTGATGAGCTTGATCTTCGGTATGCGACGGCTGGTCGGATCGATGATCGGCGACATCGCCGAAACGCAGGAAATGCTTGATTTCTGCGGCGAGCATCAAATTACCTCCGACGTGGAAGTGATCCCAATTCAGAAGGTCAATGAAGCGTACGAGCGGTTGCTCAAGTCGGACGTGAAGTATCGCTTCTGCATCGATATGGAATCGCTCAAAACCGAATAG
- a CDS encoding aldo/keto reductase, which produces MKTRQLGNQLQVSALGLGCMGMSFGYGPPKDRQQMIELLRQAVELGVTFFDTAEVYGPFTNEQLVGEALAPVREQVVIATKFGFKMKDDGSPGWAGVDSRPEHIKEVAEASLQRLQVDCLDLFYQHRVDPDVPIEEVAGAVKELIDAGKVKYFGLSEAGPETVRRAHAVQPVTAYQGEYSLWYRGPEAELLPTLEELGIGFVAYSPLGRGFLTGKIEQSTTFDSNDMRSRLPRFSPAALEANQALVALLGELAAQRNATPAQIALGWLLAQKPWIVPIPGTTKLTRLQENLAAINLGLSADDLREIDAAAAKVPVLGDRYPEELERMTGR; this is translated from the coding sequence ATGAAGACACGCCAGTTGGGCAACCAGCTACAAGTGTCGGCCCTCGGCCTGGGGTGCATGGGCATGAGTTTTGGTTACGGTCCCCCCAAGGATCGTCAGCAAATGATCGAGCTGTTGCGACAAGCCGTGGAGCTTGGCGTGACGTTCTTCGATACCGCAGAGGTTTACGGTCCGTTTACCAACGAGCAACTCGTCGGCGAGGCCCTGGCTCCGGTTCGTGAGCAGGTGGTCATTGCTACTAAGTTTGGCTTCAAGATGAAAGACGACGGCTCGCCCGGTTGGGCCGGCGTTGATAGTCGGCCGGAGCATATCAAAGAGGTAGCCGAGGCGTCGCTCCAGCGACTGCAGGTCGATTGCCTCGACTTGTTCTATCAGCATCGGGTCGATCCCGATGTGCCGATCGAAGAAGTGGCCGGAGCGGTGAAGGAACTGATCGACGCTGGAAAGGTCAAGTACTTCGGACTCTCCGAAGCGGGGCCCGAAACCGTCCGTCGTGCCCACGCGGTGCAGCCTGTCACGGCGTACCAGGGTGAGTATTCGCTGTGGTATCGCGGGCCTGAAGCTGAGTTGCTGCCCACGCTCGAAGAGCTCGGCATTGGATTCGTGGCTTACAGCCCGCTGGGCCGTGGCTTCTTGACCGGCAAGATCGAGCAGAGCACCACGTTTGATAGCAACGACATGCGAAGCCGATTGCCAAGGTTCTCGCCCGCAGCGCTCGAGGCCAATCAGGCGTTGGTTGCGTTGCTCGGCGAGTTAGCCGCTCAGCGAAATGCCACGCCGGCCCAAATCGCCCTGGGGTGGCTCTTGGCCCAGAAGCCTTGGATCGTGCCGATTCCCGGGACCACGAAGCTGACGCGGTTGCAGGAGAACCTGGCGGCGATCAACCTGGGATTGTCGGCCGATGATCTTCGCGAAATCGATGCTGCCGCGGCCAAGGTGCCGGTGCTCGGCGATCGCTATCCCGAGGAACTGGAACGGATGACCGGCCGTTAA
- a CDS encoding leucine-rich repeat domain-containing protein, translating into MTLLAMLSGWYGRHAYRKSIERPVVERIVARGGRVGHDYQREDRRAEPPGPALARSVFGDDFFATVVSVWFAGYGYTDEDVQAITRLPNLRELNLQGELITDASVDSLLKIEKLESLGLGETSITPSAFGRLQQLPNLKRLRMTLERSDKEYVATLKHFKSLQFLQLVGSDATDAEFESLAELRELRELRVLNCVHVSDQGIAALQSLPKLELLNIFGTEVEGDCLQSLATMPSLKHLSLLNCPVDDEELAALGAAVSLEELMLRNTQIADKGIQSLAALTNLRVLNVEDTDLTDEVIETLLGFKELVRLDIGKTEITDKGLMQLVALQQLEYLDVSLGEGISVVGARTFQKAAPHCELRCIEWYPDGTAAAINVLTGEPEMD; encoded by the coding sequence ATGACATTGCTAGCGATGCTTTCGGGTTGGTACGGTCGGCACGCTTACCGTAAGAGTATCGAACGCCCGGTGGTCGAGCGAATCGTCGCCCGCGGAGGACGCGTGGGGCACGACTACCAACGGGAAGACCGACGGGCGGAGCCCCCCGGCCCGGCGCTCGCACGGTCGGTATTCGGGGACGACTTCTTTGCAACGGTCGTATCGGTCTGGTTTGCCGGCTATGGCTACACCGACGAAGACGTGCAAGCGATCACGCGGTTGCCAAACCTTCGCGAGCTGAATCTTCAAGGCGAGCTGATTACCGACGCCAGCGTCGATTCGTTGCTGAAGATCGAGAAGCTAGAGTCGCTTGGGTTGGGCGAGACATCGATCACACCCAGTGCATTTGGGCGGCTACAGCAGTTGCCGAACCTCAAGCGACTGCGGATGACTCTCGAACGCTCCGACAAAGAGTATGTCGCAACACTAAAACACTTCAAGAGCTTGCAGTTCCTGCAATTGGTAGGTTCGGACGCCACGGATGCCGAGTTCGAGTCGCTCGCTGAACTGCGGGAATTGAGAGAGCTGCGAGTGCTCAACTGCGTGCACGTGAGCGATCAAGGAATCGCAGCCCTGCAATCGCTTCCCAAGCTGGAGTTACTAAATATCTTTGGCACCGAAGTCGAAGGAGACTGCCTGCAATCGCTGGCAACGATGCCATCGCTCAAGCACTTGAGCTTGTTGAATTGTCCCGTTGACGACGAGGAACTCGCCGCGTTAGGGGCGGCGGTCTCTCTCGAAGAACTGATGCTGCGAAACACTCAGATTGCCGACAAAGGCATTCAGTCTCTCGCGGCGCTTACTAATCTCCGCGTACTTAACGTGGAAGATACCGACCTGACCGACGAGGTGATTGAGACCTTGTTGGGGTTTAAGGAGCTGGTGAGGCTCGACATCGGCAAGACCGAAATCACCGACAAAGGACTGATGCAGCTGGTCGCGCTCCAGCAGCTAGAGTACTTGGACGTCTCACTTGGCGAAGGGATTAGCGTCGTGGGCGCGCGGACCTTCCAGAAAGCGGCTCCGCACTGCGAACTGCGGTGCATCGAGTGGTATCCCGATGGCACCGCGGCCGCAATTAACGTGCTGACGGGCGAGCCCGAGATGGACTGA